From a region of the Candidatus Edwardsbacteria bacterium genome:
- a CDS encoding AMP-dependent synthetase/ligase: METFSNKHYPVREGLGLITIKGMLARSAGLYPYKTALQIRRGNDFYKVTYKELKERTEQLSSGLLRKGIKPGDKVAIIGENCPEWVESYIAVASTGAILVPLDTQLKSQEIRHILTDSEAVALIVSSNFKEVTDEATSKLSSLKHVFSMNNLSNLYEAPEPKTLKRQVQLDDLAAVIYTSGTTGQSKGVMLSNRNIMSDVDGSYQIFHYDHHDNFISVLPLHHTFEATCGMLVPLYVGATITYAQSLKSRDIINDIRDSQATMMVGVPLLFEKIYQGIVRAVKEKPMLTRMAFSTSNGIVKSIKSITGKRAGGKLFQSLREKAGLSSLRLFVSGGAALNVEVGKGFETLGFAIVQGYGLTESSPVLTINTINNPDHASVGPPIACVELKILDPDANGVGEIAAKGPNVMLGYYKNPAATEAIIKDGWLLTGDLGYIDKRGCLFITGRAKNLIVSAAGKNIYPEEIEAQLLNSPYISEVLVIGEKNSQTDREEVHAMIYPSYETFDEYAAKHKITLDTAQIEKILKDEVKHQGGHLADYKRVKHFSIREEEFPKTTTRKIKRYLFVGKKVNV; this comes from the coding sequence ATGGAGACCTTCAGCAACAAACATTATCCGGTAAGGGAGGGGCTGGGCCTGATCACCATCAAGGGAATGCTGGCCAGATCGGCCGGGCTGTACCCCTACAAGACCGCCCTGCAGATCAGGCGGGGGAACGACTTTTACAAGGTTACCTATAAGGAGCTTAAGGAGCGGACCGAGCAACTGTCTTCGGGACTTTTGCGTAAAGGCATAAAGCCCGGCGACAAAGTGGCCATCATCGGAGAGAACTGCCCGGAGTGGGTGGAGAGCTATATCGCGGTGGCCAGCACCGGGGCGATACTGGTGCCTCTGGACACCCAGCTAAAAAGCCAGGAGATCCGGCATATTCTGACCGACTCCGAAGCGGTGGCCCTGATCGTCTCCAGCAATTTCAAGGAGGTGACCGACGAGGCCACCAGCAAGCTGTCCAGTCTGAAGCATGTCTTCTCCATGAATAATCTATCCAACCTTTATGAGGCGCCCGAACCCAAGACCCTCAAGCGGCAGGTGCAGTTGGACGACCTGGCGGCCGTCATCTACACCTCGGGAACCACCGGGCAGTCCAAGGGGGTGATGCTCTCCAACCGGAACATCATGTCCGATGTGGATGGAAGCTACCAGATATTCCATTACGATCATCACGATAACTTCATTTCGGTGCTGCCGCTCCATCACACCTTCGAGGCCACCTGCGGGATGCTGGTGCCTCTGTATGTGGGGGCTACCATTACCTACGCCCAGTCTTTAAAATCACGGGACATCATCAACGACATCCGGGATAGCCAGGCTACCATGATGGTAGGGGTGCCCCTGTTATTCGAGAAGATATACCAGGGGATAGTGCGAGCGGTCAAAGAGAAGCCCATGCTGACCCGGATGGCCTTCTCCACCTCCAATGGGATAGTCAAATCCATCAAGTCCATCACCGGGAAAAGGGCCGGGGGCAAGCTGTTCCAGTCTTTGCGGGAAAAGGCCGGACTGTCCAGCCTCAGGCTGTTCGTTTCGGGCGGAGCGGCCCTGAACGTAGAAGTGGGCAAGGGGTTTGAGACTTTGGGATTTGCAATAGTCCAGGGCTACGGTTTGACCGAATCCTCTCCGGTGTTGACCATCAATACCATCAATAACCCCGATCATGCCTCGGTGGGTCCGCCCATCGCCTGTGTGGAGCTGAAGATATTGGACCCCGACGCCAACGGCGTCGGCGAGATAGCGGCTAAGGGCCCCAATGTGATGCTGGGCTATTATAAGAACCCCGCAGCCACCGAGGCGATCATCAAGGATGGCTGGCTGTTGACCGGCGATCTGGGGTACATCGACAAACGGGGCTGCCTGTTCATCACCGGTCGAGCCAAGAACCTGATAGTCTCGGCGGCCGGCAAAAATATCTATCCCGAAGAAATCGAGGCCCAGCTGTTGAACAGCCCTTATATCTCCGAAGTCCTGGTGATCGGCGAGAAAAACTCCCAGACCGACCGGGAGGAGGTTCACGCCATGATCTACCCCAGTTATGAGACTTTTGACGAGTATGCCGCCAAACACAAGATCACCCTGGACACGGCCCAGATCGAGAAGATCCTGAAGGACGAGGTCAAACACCAGGGTGGCCACCTGGCCGACTACAAGCGGGTCAAGCATTTCTCCATCCGGGAGGAGGAGTTTCCCAAGACCACCACCCGCAAGATCAAGCGCTACCTGTTCGTGGGCAAGAAGGTGAACGTATAA